One window from the genome of Bacteroidota bacterium encodes:
- a CDS encoding AtpZ/AtpI family protein, producing the protein MKNKKHNYLRYSGIGFQIVGAVLIGVFSGQWLDKHFETDNNIFTLILSALMIVVVVIQLIRLFK; encoded by the coding sequence GTGAAAAATAAAAAACACAACTATTTAAGGTATTCAGGAATTGGTTTTCAAATTGTTGGTGCTGTTTTAATTGGTGTTTTTTCAGGGCAATGGCTTGATAAGCATTTTGAAACCGACAATAATATTTTTACACTTATTTTATCTGCCTTAATGATTGTTGTAGTTGTAATTCAATTAATAAGATTATTTAAATAA